From Achromobacter spanius, a single genomic window includes:
- a CDS encoding sugar ABC transporter, whose protein sequence is MSIVATPRYEAESRFFVQSASNQGGGAGAAASLLTTGNSGGMLGGFVDGWAVADFLKSRDSMQQLDKKVGLRRYLKNEGLDPFNRLAEDSSEDDLYRAYQASVHVSFNALEQIDVLRVSAFSSADAATLSKELIGLAEEFVSSMNEKGVADKLKVSEESVKFAEEKALAARDALTTWRTKHGNIDPSATVSMLLNLSSQLEGELSTAQINLDKIRALDNKDHFMLKPAQMQVAALKKRLASVRQRLSGDGNTEAKQLKEYEALRNAQVFADSNLTLAQQSYQQAMTDALRLQRYLSIIAQPVPTDRPSSPRTGILLLQALALGFVLMFIARVAMALLRGLRHG, encoded by the coding sequence CTGTCGATCGTCGCCACGCCGCGCTACGAAGCCGAATCGCGGTTCTTCGTGCAGTCGGCGTCCAACCAGGGCGGCGGCGCCGGCGCGGCGGCCAGCCTGCTCACCACGGGCAACTCGGGCGGCATGCTGGGCGGTTTCGTGGACGGGTGGGCGGTTGCCGATTTTCTGAAATCGCGCGACAGCATGCAGCAGCTGGACAAGAAGGTCGGCCTGCGCCGCTACCTGAAGAACGAAGGGCTGGACCCGTTCAACCGCCTGGCCGAGGACTCCAGCGAGGACGATCTGTATCGCGCCTATCAGGCGTCGGTGCATGTGTCGTTCAATGCGCTGGAGCAGATCGACGTGCTGCGGGTCAGCGCGTTTTCGTCGGCCGACGCGGCCACGCTGTCCAAGGAACTGATCGGCCTGGCCGAGGAATTCGTCAGCTCGATGAACGAGAAGGGCGTGGCCGACAAGCTGAAGGTGAGCGAGGAGTCGGTCAAGTTTGCCGAAGAGAAGGCGCTGGCGGCGCGCGATGCGCTGACCACGTGGCGCACCAAGCACGGCAACATCGATCCCAGCGCCACCGTGTCGATGCTGCTGAACCTGTCCAGCCAGCTTGAAGGCGAGCTGAGCACCGCGCAGATCAACCTGGACAAGATCCGGGCGCTGGATAACAAGGACCATTTCATGCTCAAGCCTGCGCAGATGCAGGTGGCGGCGCTGAAAAAGCGGCTTGCATCCGTGCGTCAGCGCCTGAGCGGCGACGGCAATACGGAAGCCAAGCAGTTGAAGGAATACGAGGCGCTGCGCAATGCCCAGGTGTTTGCGGATTCCAACCTGACGCTGGCGCAACAGTCGTACCAGCAGGCCATGACGGACGCGCTGCGCCTGCAGCGGTATCTGTCGATCATCGCGCAGCCGGTGCCGACGGATCGGCCCAGCAGCCCGCGCACCGGCATCTTGCTGTTGCAGGCGCTGGCACTGGGATTTGTGCTCATGTTCATCGCACGCGTCGCGATGGCTCTGTTGAGGGGGCTGCGTCATGGTTGA
- a CDS encoding ABC transporter permease — MSNEDRIKGWRSRRKENSYAVGSGVANWRLDPAALFEAKAPPGVLFKPLLARLQGEPHDSVAARRAVYEAVQAELDAEIARSEVDETLADFSRRRLRIIVRLLEQDIRAGVEVFAPGYMPAKLVSEDERLAAAHARRVERRKQDEAREARRHASRNDIALEIEVAQTEAGDLAILRDRLRSLHEGHSQDTAGHRPIGRTLMAMFIYQLRVMHGESRIALVWALVGPVVLLTLISSLYILMGTHYILGMDVQTFSLLGATTWIMFRQIAFRSSTAYVSARGLLNFQGVTPLMCALVQAMIYVSVYVVVFAVLITAGHAIGLITLPQSWAGFILFVVLMGVAGAAMGVLFGSIATYWHFFLRLAPIIERFLQIFAAVFFVSEQFPEQLRPWMLWSPLAHGMQLLRSAYFHAYESHDASLGYFLTSLVFMMVIALVAERLARPNVQPM, encoded by the coding sequence ATGAGTAACGAGGATCGGATAAAGGGCTGGCGCTCGCGCCGCAAGGAAAACAGCTACGCGGTAGGGTCTGGTGTCGCCAACTGGCGGCTGGATCCGGCCGCGCTGTTCGAGGCCAAGGCCCCGCCGGGCGTGCTGTTCAAGCCGCTGCTGGCCCGCCTGCAGGGCGAACCGCACGACTCCGTGGCGGCCCGGCGGGCGGTGTACGAGGCCGTGCAGGCGGAGCTGGATGCGGAGATCGCGCGCAGCGAGGTCGATGAGACCCTGGCGGATTTCTCGCGGCGGCGTCTGCGCATCATCGTGCGCCTGCTGGAGCAGGACATCCGCGCGGGTGTGGAGGTGTTTGCGCCGGGCTACATGCCGGCCAAGCTGGTGTCCGAGGACGAGCGGCTGGCCGCCGCGCATGCACGCCGCGTGGAGCGGCGCAAGCAGGACGAGGCGCGCGAAGCGCGCCGCCATGCGTCGCGCAACGACATTGCGCTGGAGATCGAGGTCGCGCAGACCGAAGCGGGTGACCTCGCGATCCTGCGCGACCGGCTGCGCTCCCTGCATGAGGGGCATTCGCAGGACACGGCCGGCCATCGGCCGATCGGCCGCACGCTGATGGCGATGTTCATCTATCAGCTGCGCGTGATGCATGGCGAGAGCCGCATCGCGCTGGTGTGGGCGCTGGTTGGTCCGGTGGTGCTGCTGACGCTGATTTCGTCGCTGTACATCCTGATGGGCACGCACTACATCCTGGGGATGGACGTGCAGACGTTCTCGCTGTTGGGCGCGACGACCTGGATCATGTTCCGCCAGATCGCTTTCCGCAGCAGTACGGCGTACGTGTCGGCACGCGGCCTGCTGAATTTCCAGGGCGTCACGCCGCTGATGTGTGCGCTGGTGCAGGCCATGATCTACGTGTCTGTTTATGTGGTGGTGTTTGCAGTGCTGATCACCGCGGGCCACGCGATCGGGCTCATCACGCTGCCCCAAAGTTGGGCCGGCTTCATTCTTTTTGTGGTGCTGATGGGCGTGGCGGGCGCGGCGATGGGAGTGCTGTTCGGGTCGATTGCGACCTACTGGCATTTCTTTCTGCGGCTGGCGCCGATCATCGAACGCTTCCTGCAGATCTTCGCGGCGGTGTTCTTCGTGTCGGAGCAGTTTCCGGAGCAACTGCGGCCGTGGATGCTGTGGTCGCCGCTGGCGCACGGCATGCAGTTGCTGCGCTCGGCGTACTTCCATGCGTACGAGTCGCACGATGCCAGCCTGGGTTACTTCCTGACCTCGCTGGTGTTCATGATGGTGATCGCGCTGGTGGCAGAGCGCCTGGCCCGTCCCAACGTTCAGCCAATGTGA
- a CDS encoding polysaccharide biosynthesis/export family protein, with protein MQMNVPALGARRHATLAMLLLAALTLTGCQLPRSGPMLSEMTGAHDEKDVIVMPVSRELAQKSRVPDVADFPVRYRDLTQAGFDKLVPGDGINVRVWERGGLGVFAPDPSGVSDLGNQEIDRSGNVSFPIIGKFQAEGRTLGQLHDAIVARLSKLVVGADVSVTRAADARGQMVTVQGNLTKPGMYPITQTAQRLSSALAQAAPVQTNPEQLIISLRRDSQVASVRLADIYRNQNNDILLRSGDVITAYDAREFLTVLGAAGQQGRVEISKRNYSVLDALADSRGLDDKLADPRSVFLFTPAQAGAEGKPDLLPVVYQFDLTRPEQVALAREFTVHEGQAIYISDAPFTQVQKVLSAFRVTMSAGFSATRAIDSDSGGGSTGVAQ; from the coding sequence ATGCAAATGAACGTCCCGGCCCTGGGCGCGCGACGCCACGCGACGCTTGCCATGCTGCTCTTGGCAGCGCTGACACTCACGGGTTGCCAGCTCCCACGGTCCGGCCCGATGCTCAGCGAAATGACCGGGGCTCACGATGAGAAAGACGTCATCGTGATGCCCGTGTCGCGCGAACTCGCGCAAAAAAGCAGGGTGCCTGACGTGGCGGACTTTCCCGTGCGCTATCGCGATCTGACGCAGGCGGGATTCGACAAGCTGGTGCCGGGCGACGGCATCAACGTGCGCGTCTGGGAGCGCGGCGGGCTGGGCGTGTTCGCCCCGGATCCGTCGGGCGTCAGCGACCTGGGCAACCAGGAGATCGACCGTTCCGGCAATGTCTCGTTCCCCATCATCGGCAAGTTCCAGGCCGAAGGCCGGACGTTGGGGCAGTTGCATGACGCCATCGTGGCGCGCCTGAGCAAGCTCGTGGTCGGCGCCGACGTCAGCGTCACGCGCGCGGCCGATGCGCGCGGGCAAATGGTGACGGTGCAGGGCAACCTGACCAAACCCGGCATGTATCCCATCACGCAGACCGCCCAGCGCCTGAGCAGCGCGCTGGCGCAGGCCGCGCCGGTGCAGACCAATCCCGAGCAGCTCATCATCAGCCTGCGCCGCGACAGCCAGGTGGCCTCGGTGCGGCTGGCGGATATCTACCGCAACCAGAACAACGACATCCTGCTGCGCTCGGGCGATGTGATCACCGCCTACGACGCCAGGGAATTCCTGACCGTGCTGGGCGCGGCCGGCCAGCAGGGCCGGGTGGAAATCAGCAAGCGCAACTACAGCGTGCTGGACGCGCTGGCGGATTCGCGCGGCCTGGACGACAAGCTGGCCGATCCGCGGTCGGTGTTCCTGTTCACGCCCGCTCAAGCCGGGGCCGAAGGCAAGCCGGACTTGCTGCCCGTCGTGTACCAGTTCGACCTCACGCGTCCGGAGCAGGTGGCGCTGGCGCGCGAGTTCACGGTGCATGAAGGACAGGCCATCTATATCTCGGACGCGCCGTTCACGCAGGTGCAGAAGGTGCTGTCGGCCTTCCGCGTCACGATGAGCGCGGGCTTCAGCGCCACGCGAGCCATCGACAGCGATTCGGGCGGCGGTTCGACCGGCGTGGCCCAATAA
- a CDS encoding glycosyltransferase has product MNPPLITERVDAKSDLQQVQAQLEEIVAASGRVQVAQENLARAKALGRDYMEDSKVRFLLLRLQESAGLNEGMAEQWATLLEECPDDLQIVRYCATRLVKERHLDEAMALVDRHLPAETTNPDRLFSRAKLLSDIRAHEQSDALFRRLISQHTDRNMRVEFAKRLRKRGLLADAWDAIAPVAKHLTPGSKAAELAEGLASDYAFYQRFESEESLAGKDVRIVSMKHAILHFRNRKIAENTPEKPVSVALVTGSLGPGGAERQLTRLAGELTRLAASPDQQPPDILMRPKKVEVLVKQHTEPSGSPKKQDDFFLPVLIKAQIPVTEINRLPAISVAHQSVPEGNLGRLLEQLPPPVHYGVTRLAPVLRANRFDVVSLWQDGTCLFGALAALLAGTPTIHLVFRGLPPNIRKDRFREEYPELFQALALVPGVVFVSNSRKAAEAYAEWLDLPLARFHILYNGVPDLAIDASDADKAKWEAFHERTKDATETIGGVFRLEPDKRPQLFIKLAALYLKERPQARFFLVGDGRLRENIEALALEHDVLERLLLVGLSNHVGFWYSKMDASVLLSRYEGLPNVLIEAQLLGVPVISTPAGGAEECFVEDETGHLLSCVDHPDMHEACEKVLNMVDQVRSNADMRANSRQRAQKLFSLDAMLTKFMSICMPAMTESENDERIDVAPKRLMQA; this is encoded by the coding sequence ATGAATCCACCTCTGATAACCGAGCGAGTGGACGCCAAGTCCGATCTTCAGCAAGTTCAAGCGCAGTTGGAGGAAATCGTTGCGGCATCGGGGCGGGTTCAAGTCGCTCAGGAAAACCTGGCACGCGCCAAGGCGCTTGGCCGCGATTACATGGAGGATTCAAAGGTCCGCTTCCTCCTGCTCCGCCTGCAGGAGTCTGCGGGCCTGAACGAGGGCATGGCCGAGCAGTGGGCGACCCTGCTCGAGGAATGCCCGGACGACCTGCAGATCGTGCGCTATTGCGCGACGCGGCTGGTGAAGGAACGGCACCTGGACGAAGCCATGGCGCTGGTCGACCGTCACCTGCCGGCCGAGACGACCAATCCGGACCGCCTGTTCTCGCGGGCAAAGCTCTTGAGCGACATTCGCGCGCACGAGCAGTCCGACGCGCTGTTCCGGCGTCTGATCTCGCAGCACACGGATCGCAACATGCGCGTGGAGTTTGCCAAGCGCCTGCGCAAGCGCGGCCTGCTGGCCGACGCGTGGGATGCGATCGCGCCCGTGGCCAAGCATCTGACGCCCGGCAGCAAGGCGGCCGAACTGGCCGAGGGACTGGCCAGCGACTACGCGTTCTACCAGCGCTTCGAATCCGAAGAATCGCTGGCGGGCAAGGACGTGCGCATCGTGTCGATGAAGCACGCGATCCTGCACTTTCGCAACCGCAAGATCGCTGAAAACACGCCGGAAAAGCCGGTGTCGGTGGCGCTGGTCACCGGCAGCCTGGGACCGGGCGGCGCCGAGCGCCAGCTGACCCGCCTGGCGGGCGAGCTGACTCGTCTGGCCGCATCGCCGGACCAGCAGCCGCCGGACATCCTGATGCGGCCCAAGAAGGTCGAGGTGCTGGTCAAACAGCACACGGAACCGTCCGGGTCGCCCAAGAAGCAGGACGACTTCTTCTTGCCGGTGCTCATCAAGGCGCAGATTCCCGTCACGGAGATCAACCGCCTGCCGGCGATCTCGGTGGCGCACCAGTCCGTGCCCGAAGGCAATCTGGGCCGCCTGCTGGAACAACTGCCCCCGCCCGTGCACTACGGCGTGACGCGTCTGGCGCCTGTGCTGCGCGCCAACCGGTTCGACGTGGTGAGCCTGTGGCAGGACGGCACGTGCCTCTTTGGCGCCCTGGCGGCGCTCTTGGCCGGCACGCCGACGATCCACCTGGTGTTCCGCGGCCTGCCGCCGAACATCCGCAAGGACCGTTTCCGCGAAGAGTATCCCGAGCTGTTCCAGGCGCTGGCCCTGGTGCCGGGCGTGGTGTTCGTCAGCAACAGCCGCAAGGCCGCGGAAGCGTACGCCGAGTGGCTGGATCTTCCGCTGGCGCGATTCCACATCCTGTACAACGGCGTGCCGGATCTGGCGATCGATGCATCGGACGCCGACAAGGCAAAGTGGGAAGCCTTCCACGAGCGCACCAAGGACGCCACGGAAACGATCGGCGGCGTGTTCCGCCTGGAGCCGGACAAGCGTCCGCAGCTCTTCATCAAGTTGGCGGCGCTTTACCTGAAAGAGCGTCCGCAGGCGCGCTTTTTCCTCGTGGGCGACGGACGCCTGCGCGAGAACATCGAGGCGCTGGCGCTAGAGCACGACGTGCTGGAGCGCCTGTTGCTGGTGGGGCTGTCGAATCACGTGGGCTTCTGGTATTCGAAGATGGACGCCAGCGTGCTGCTTTCGCGTTATGAAGGCCTGCCGAACGTGTTGATCGAGGCGCAACTGCTGGGCGTGCCGGTGATTTCCACGCCGGCCGGCGGCGCGGAAGAATGCTTTGTCGAGGACGAGACGGGCCACCTGCTCAGCTGCGTGGATCATCCCGACATGCACGAGGCGTGCGAGAAGGTCCTGAACATGGTGGACCAGGTGCGCAGCAATGCGGACATGCGGGCAAATAGTCGCCAGCGGGCGCAGAAGCTGTTCTCGCTGGACGCGATGCTCACGAAGTTCATGAGCATCTGCATGCCCGCGATGACCGAGTCCGAGAACGATGAGCGCATCGATGTTGCGCCCAAGCGCTTGATGCAGGCGTGA
- a CDS encoding nucleotide sugar dehydrogenase: MCGLGYVGLPVAVAFSRRFDVIGFDVDKRRIARLKEGDDWTGEIERDVLLASPMQFTDQLSELEGCDFFVVAVPTPVDEKNNPDFSLLVRACQSIGPVLRPGCIVVFESTVHPGATEEICGPELEKASGLRAGVDFKLGYSPERINPGDREHPLEKIVKIVSGQDEQSLEVIAGVYEQIIDAGVHRASSIKVAEAAKVLENTQRDINIALMNEMSKICDLVGIRTSEVLAAAGTKWNFLKFTPGLVGGHCIGVDPYYLTSKAQELGYHPEVILSGRRINDGMAAHVASRLVQQLARSGRLNASTRVGILGMTFKENVPDIRNSKIVDLYHALGQYGITPVACDPMVDPEQMEHEYGIKLADRADFRDMDVLILAVPHRETMETLWEDLPQLVKNGGMVCDLKSVLDAKRLPADLLYWTL; the protein is encoded by the coding sequence GTGTGTGGCCTTGGATATGTCGGCCTGCCCGTGGCAGTGGCATTTTCCAGGCGCTTTGATGTCATCGGTTTTGACGTGGACAAGCGGAGAATCGCACGGCTGAAAGAGGGTGATGACTGGACTGGCGAGATCGAACGCGACGTATTGCTTGCCTCCCCCATGCAGTTCACCGACCAGCTTTCCGAATTGGAAGGCTGCGATTTCTTCGTGGTGGCTGTCCCGACGCCCGTCGACGAGAAAAACAACCCTGACTTTTCCCTGCTGGTGCGGGCGTGCCAATCCATCGGCCCCGTGCTGCGTCCCGGCTGCATCGTCGTCTTCGAATCGACCGTTCACCCCGGCGCCACCGAGGAAATCTGCGGCCCTGAGCTTGAGAAGGCCTCGGGTCTACGCGCTGGCGTCGACTTCAAGCTGGGCTACAGCCCCGAGCGCATCAACCCGGGCGACCGGGAGCATCCGCTGGAGAAGATCGTCAAGATCGTGTCCGGCCAGGACGAGCAATCGCTGGAAGTGATTGCCGGCGTGTACGAGCAGATCATCGACGCGGGTGTGCACCGCGCCTCCTCGATCAAGGTGGCCGAAGCGGCCAAGGTGCTCGAGAACACGCAGCGCGACATCAACATCGCGCTCATGAACGAGATGTCCAAGATCTGCGATCTGGTCGGCATCCGCACCTCGGAGGTCCTGGCGGCCGCCGGCACCAAGTGGAACTTCCTGAAGTTCACGCCCGGACTGGTGGGCGGTCACTGCATTGGCGTCGACCCGTACTACCTCACGTCCAAGGCCCAGGAACTGGGCTATCACCCCGAAGTCATCCTGTCCGGCCGCCGCATCAACGACGGCATGGCCGCCCACGTGGCCTCGCGCCTGGTGCAGCAGCTTGCGCGCAGCGGCCGCCTGAATGCGTCCACCCGCGTCGGCATCCTGGGCATGACCTTCAAGGAAAACGTGCCCGACATCCGCAACTCGAAGATCGTCGATCTGTACCACGCGCTGGGCCAGTACGGCATCACGCCGGTCGCGTGCGATCCGATGGTCGATCCGGAGCAGATGGAGCACGAGTACGGGATCAAGCTTGCCGACCGCGCCGACTTCCGCGACATGGACGTCCTGATCCTGGCGGTGCCGCACCGCGAAACCATGGAAACCCTTTGGGAAGACCTGCCGCAGCTCGTCAAGAACGGCGGCATGGTCTGCGACTTGAAGTCGGTGCTGGATGCCAAACGGCTCCCGGCCGACCTTCTGTACTGGACTCTCTAG
- the ispB gene encoding octaprenyl diphosphate synthase yields the protein MNLPALIAPIADDMKAVDAVIRERLNSDVVLIRTIGDYIIGAGGKRMRPAMVLMVARALGYEGTHHQLLAAVVEFIHTATLLHDDVVDESDLRRGRETANAVFGNAASVLVGDYLYSRSFEMMVEADSMRIMSILSEATTVIAEGEVLQLLNVHDPDVSQERYLQVVRYKTAKLFEAAAQVGAVLAGATPEQEAAAAAYGRHVGTAFQLVDDVLDYSGDAAALGKNVGDDLREGKPTLPLIRVMEVGTPEQQQLIRDAIKTGDADFAAVAAAIQATDALEHARLAAVAEADRAREALSIYPISPFQNSLLEFCAFAVNRDR from the coding sequence TTGAATCTCCCCGCGCTCATTGCCCCCATAGCTGACGATATGAAAGCCGTCGATGCGGTTATCCGCGAGCGGCTGAATTCCGATGTGGTTCTGATCCGCACGATCGGCGACTACATCATTGGGGCGGGCGGCAAGCGCATGCGCCCGGCCATGGTGCTGATGGTGGCGCGCGCCCTGGGCTACGAAGGCACCCATCACCAACTGCTGGCCGCCGTGGTGGAATTCATCCACACGGCCACGCTGCTGCACGACGACGTGGTGGACGAATCGGACCTGCGCCGCGGCCGCGAGACGGCCAACGCCGTGTTCGGCAATGCGGCCAGCGTGCTGGTGGGCGACTACCTGTACTCGCGCTCGTTCGAGATGATGGTCGAGGCCGACTCGATGCGCATCATGAGCATCCTGTCCGAAGCGACCACCGTGATCGCCGAGGGCGAGGTGCTGCAGTTGCTGAACGTGCATGACCCGGACGTCTCTCAAGAGCGCTACCTGCAGGTGGTGCGCTACAAGACTGCCAAGCTGTTTGAAGCCGCCGCCCAGGTCGGCGCCGTGCTGGCGGGCGCCACGCCCGAGCAGGAAGCCGCTGCGGCCGCCTATGGCCGCCACGTGGGCACCGCGTTCCAGCTGGTCGACGACGTCCTGGACTACAGCGGCGACGCCGCCGCGCTGGGCAAGAACGTCGGCGACGATCTGCGCGAAGGCAAGCCGACGCTGCCGCTGATCCGCGTCATGGAAGTGGGCACGCCCGAACAGCAGCAACTGATCCGCGACGCCATCAAGACGGGCGACGCCGACTTCGCCGCCGTGGCCGCCGCCATCCAGGCCACGGACGCCCTGGAACACGCGCGCCTGGCCGCCGTGGCCGAGGCAGATCGGGCCCGCGAAGCCCTTTCGATCTACCCCATTTCCCCTTTTCAAAATTCTCTGTTAGAATTCTGCGCTTTCGCGGTGAATAGAGATCGCTAG
- a CDS encoding fumarylacetoacetate hydrolase family protein, whose protein sequence is MNDNNLLPADLPDALLVGRVWRPDPAGGPSVVVVRAGEVVDITATVPTVSDLLDHPDRVSLAREAKGESLGDAHALMAATLQGADGPRLLAPCDLQPVKAAGVTFAISLLERLIEEEAGGDAGRAEEIRVRMQALIGSDLSRLRPGSPEAIRLKAEMVERGQWSQYLEVGIGPDAEVFSKTPPMASVGFGARIGVLPESQWNNPEPEIVLAVDSRGEVVGATLGNDVNLRDIEGRSALLLTKAKDNNGSCAIGPFIRLFDGGFTLDSVRNADVSLRIEGPDGFELDGVSHMREISRDPLDLVRQTFGAHHQYPDGFMLFLGTMFSPSKDRKGPGSGFTHVTGDRVVIASERLGALVNEVQLATEIPPWTFGVRALYANLAARGLLPYGR, encoded by the coding sequence ATGAACGACAACAATCTTCTGCCCGCCGACCTGCCCGACGCCCTGCTGGTGGGCCGCGTATGGCGTCCCGATCCTGCTGGCGGACCCAGCGTGGTCGTCGTCCGCGCGGGCGAGGTGGTGGACATCACCGCCACGGTGCCGACGGTGTCTGACCTGCTGGACCATCCCGACCGCGTCTCGCTGGCGCGCGAGGCCAAGGGCGAGTCCCTGGGCGACGCGCACGCCCTCATGGCGGCCACGCTGCAAGGCGCGGACGGGCCGCGCCTGCTGGCGCCGTGCGATCTGCAGCCGGTGAAGGCGGCAGGCGTCACCTTTGCCATCAGCCTGCTGGAACGCCTGATCGAGGAAGAGGCGGGCGGCGACGCCGGGCGCGCGGAGGAAATCCGCGTGCGCATGCAGGCGCTGATCGGCTCCGATCTGTCCCGGCTGCGCCCGGGATCGCCCGAAGCCATCCGCTTGAAAGCCGAAATGGTCGAGCGCGGCCAGTGGTCGCAGTATCTGGAAGTGGGCATCGGTCCCGACGCCGAGGTCTTCTCCAAGACGCCGCCCATGGCGTCCGTGGGATTCGGGGCGCGCATCGGCGTGCTGCCGGAATCGCAGTGGAACAACCCCGAGCCGGAAATCGTGCTGGCCGTCGACAGCCGGGGCGAGGTGGTCGGCGCCACGCTGGGCAACGACGTGAACCTGCGCGACATCGAAGGCCGCAGCGCGCTGCTGCTGACCAAGGCCAAGGACAACAACGGGTCCTGCGCCATCGGCCCGTTCATCCGGCTGTTCGACGGCGGCTTCACGCTGGACAGCGTACGCAATGCCGACGTCTCGCTGCGCATCGAAGGCCCCGACGGCTTCGAACTGGACGGCGTCAGTCACATGCGCGAAATCAGCCGCGACCCGCTGGACCTGGTGCGCCAGACCTTCGGCGCGCACCACCAGTATCCCGACGGCTTCATGCTGTTCCTGGGCACCATGTTTTCGCCGTCCAAGGACCGCAAGGGGCCGGGCTCCGGCTTCACCCACGTGACCGGCGACCGGGTCGTCATTGCCTCGGAGCGCCTGGGCGCGCTGGTCAACGAGGTGCAATTGGCCACCGAAATCCCGCCCTGGACCTTTGGCGTGCGTGCGCTTTACGCCAACCTGGCCGCGCGGGGTCTGCTGCCGTACGGGCGCTGA
- a CDS encoding IclR family transcriptional regulator has translation MAADYDVPAIRRAHDILRVLSGRPTPVKAAELARACEMPKSTLYLLLDCLEQRRWVERQDGGYIIGLELMALGAAYLRHDGLQAAFHQAAAGFVERCNEVVQLAALDGFDVVYLAREDARRPVRLVSDLGLRLPAHACALGKALLASLPPEDLAARLPKTLPRVTDRTISDPAHLHRDLDDARRLGLAQEQEEVATGLVCFAAFVGVTPLGKRVAVSTSIPTDRLDDAHRQAAMDGIRRVARDIALRVIPGA, from the coding sequence ATGGCTGCCGACTACGACGTTCCCGCCATCCGCCGCGCCCACGACATCCTGCGCGTGCTGTCCGGCCGTCCCACGCCGGTAAAGGCCGCCGAACTCGCGCGGGCCTGCGAGATGCCCAAGAGCACCCTGTACCTGCTGCTCGACTGTCTTGAGCAACGCCGGTGGGTCGAACGCCAGGATGGCGGCTACATCATCGGACTGGAACTGATGGCGCTTGGCGCCGCCTACCTGCGGCACGATGGGCTGCAGGCGGCCTTTCATCAGGCCGCCGCCGGTTTTGTCGAGCGCTGCAACGAGGTCGTACAGCTCGCGGCGCTGGATGGGTTTGACGTGGTGTACCTGGCGCGGGAGGACGCGCGCCGCCCCGTGCGCCTGGTGTCCGACCTGGGCCTGCGGCTGCCCGCGCACGCCTGCGCGCTGGGCAAGGCGCTGCTGGCAAGCCTGCCGCCCGAAGACCTTGCCGCCCGGCTCCCCAAGACCCTGCCCCGCGTCACCGACCGCACGATCTCGGACCCCGCGCACCTGCACCGCGATCTCGACGACGCGCGGCGGCTGGGCCTGGCCCAGGAGCAGGAGGAGGTCGCCACGGGTCTGGTATGTTTTGCGGCCTTTGTCGGCGTGACCCCGCTGGGCAAGCGGGTGGCGGTCAGCACGTCCATCCCGACCGACCGGCTGGACGACGCCCACCGGCAAGCGGCCATGGACGGCATCCGCCGGGTGGCGCGCGACATCGCGCTGCGCGTGATCCCGGGCGCATGA
- the rplU gene encoding 50S ribosomal protein L21 gives MYAVVKTGGKQYRVAAGEKLKIEQIPADIGQEITLDQVLSVGEGDQLKVGTPLVSGAVVKATVLAQGRHDKVKIFKMRRRKHYQKRQGHRQNYTEIRIEAITA, from the coding sequence ATGTACGCGGTCGTAAAAACCGGTGGCAAGCAGTATCGCGTTGCCGCTGGCGAAAAACTCAAGATAGAACAGATACCGGCTGACATTGGGCAAGAAATCACCCTGGACCAAGTGCTGTCCGTGGGCGAAGGCGACCAACTGAAAGTTGGCACGCCCCTCGTCTCCGGCGCTGTGGTCAAGGCAACGGTTCTTGCGCAAGGCCGCCACGACAAGGTCAAGATCTTCAAGATGCGCCGTCGCAAGCACTATCAGAAGCGTCAGGGCCACCGTCAGAACTACACCGAAATCCGCATCGAAGCCATCACGGCTTAA
- the rpmA gene encoding 50S ribosomal protein L27, whose translation MAQKKGGGSTRNGRDSESKRLGVKAFGGELIPAGSIIVRQRGTRFHAGVNVGMGKDHTLFALIDGKVQFGFKGALNKQTVSIVAAE comes from the coding sequence ATGGCACAGAAAAAGGGCGGCGGCTCTACGCGGAACGGACGCGACTCAGAATCGAAGCGTCTGGGCGTCAAGGCATTCGGCGGCGAATTGATTCCCGCTGGTTCGATCATCGTGCGTCAGCGCGGTACTCGCTTCCACGCTGGCGTGAACGTCGGCATGGGCAAGGACCACACCCTGTTCGCGCTGATCGACGGCAAGGTTCAATTCGGCTTCAAGGGCGCATTGAACAAGCAGACCGTTTCGATCGTCGCTGCCGAGTAA